The proteins below come from a single Danio aesculapii chromosome 25, fDanAes4.1, whole genome shotgun sequence genomic window:
- the hal gene encoding histidine ammonia-lyase, with the protein MPRFTVHVRDEWITVPCKDATSTVKWLGFEALKRYVKNKPDNGGIKHVKEVCFMVRRCQGFGLLDNDDIIEDVLEDNDFVELAIEGDTMSQDFIPSQPATSHLTRAYREPEQHITLDGNSLTSTDLVNLGKGLYKIKLTPEAEQKVVESRELLDTIVKENKVVYGITTGFGKFARTVIPVSKLKELQENLLRSHSSGLGSPLSPERTRMLLALRINVLAKGHSGVSPETLHSMIQAFNASCLSYVPEKGTVGASGDLAPLSHLALGLMGEGKMWSPKSGWADAKYVLEAHGLKPISLKPKEGLALINGTQMITSLGAEAVERAEAIARQADIIAALTLEVLKGTTKAFDSDIHKLRPHPGQKEVAMRFRSLLDSDHHPSEIAESHRFCDRVQDAYTMRCCPQVHGIVNDTIEFVKKIINTEINSATDNPMVFAERGETISGGNFHGEYPAKALDYLAIGVHELASISERRIERLCNPSLSELPAFLVNEGGLNSGFMIAHCTAAALVSENKVLCHPSSIDSLSTSAATEDHVSMGGWAARKALRVVEHVEQVLAIELLAACQGIEFLRPLRTTTPLEKVYDLVRAAVKPWIKDRFMAPDIEAVHRLLVDQKVWNIAGPYIEKYCMEYIPESRPSSPTAFALDPPPSPRKRVRLE; encoded by the exons ATGCCTCGATTTACGGTCCACGTTCGGGACGAGTGGATTACCGTCCCATGTAAAGATGCCACCAGCACCGTCAAATGGTTGGGTTTCGAAGCCCTCAAACGATACGTCAAGAACAAACCTGACAACGGAGGAATCAAGCATGTCAAAGAAGTGTGTTTCATGGTCAGGAGGTGTCAGGGTTTTGGGCTGCTGGACAATGATGATATCATAGAAGATGTGCTCGAGGATAATGACTTTGTTGAACTTG CTATTGAAGGAGATACAATGTCACAAGATTTCATTCCAAGTCAGCCTGCGACGTCGCATCT AACGAGAGCATACAGAGAACCAGAACAA CACATTACTCTGGATGGAAACAGCCTGACCTCAACCGATCTGGTGAATTTGGGCAAAGGCCTCTATAAGATTAAG CTGACCCCAGAGGCCGAGCAAAAAGTTGTGGAATCCAGAGAGCTTCTGGACACCATTGTGAAAGAAAACAAAG TTGTGTATGGCATCACTACAGGGTTTGGTAAATTTGCACGGACTGTCATTCCAGTTAGCAAGCTCAA GGAACTTCAGGAAAACCTTCTGCGCTCGCACTCATCAG GTCTGGGAAGCCCTTTAAGTCCCGAAAGAACCCGAATGCTGCTCGCTCTAAGGATTAATGTTTTGGCCAAAGGACACAGCGGGGTTTCACCGGAGACGCTGCACAGCATGATACAGGCCTTCAACG CCTCCTGTTTATCCTACGTCCCGGAGAAAGGTACGGTAGGAGCAAGCGGAGATTTGGCCCCTTTGTCTCACCTCGCCCTCGGCCTGATGGGAGAAGGCAAGATGTGGTCGCCCAAAAGCGGCTGGGCGGACGCCAAATAC GTCTTGGAGGCGCACGGTCTGAAGCCCATATCTCTGAAGCCAAAGGAG GGTCTGGCTCTGATCAATGGGACACAGATGATCACTTCTCTGGGAGCAGAGGCCGTGGAGAGAGCGGAGGCCATCGCCCGACAGGCTGACATCATTGCTGCCCTGACCCTGGAGGTCCTTAAGGGCACCACCAAGGCCTTTGATAGTG ATATTCATAAACTGCGACCTCATCCAGGACAGAAGGAAGTGGCCATGCGCTTTCGCTCACTGTTGGACTCTGATCACCACCCTTCTGAAATCGCAG AGAGCCATAGGTTTTGTGACAGAGTTCAAGATGCCTACACCATGCGCTGTTGTCCACAG GTCCACGGAATCGTCAATGACACGATTGAGTTCGTCAAGAAAATCATTAATACAGAAATCAACAGTGCCACAGATAATCCT ATGGTGTTTGCAGAGAGAGGGGAGACCATATCTGGTGGAAACTTCCATGGAGAATATCCAGCAAAG GCTCTTGACTATTTGGCGATCGGGGTGCATGAATTGGCCTCCATCAGCGAGAGGCGCATCGAACGTCTCTGCAATCCCTCTCTCAGTGAACTACCTGCGTTTCTGGTCAACGAGGGAGGCCTGAACTCTGGATTCATGATTGCGCACTGCACCGCTGCAGCTCTCG tttcagaGAACAAAGTGCTTTGCCACCCCTCCTCCATTGACTCTCTGTCCACTAGCGCGGCCACCGAGGATCACGTGTCCATGGGAGGCTGGGCTGCGCGTAAAGCCCTCAGAGTGGTGGAACATGTCGAGCAAG TGCTGGCTATTGAATTGTTAGCTGCCTGTCAGGGTATTGAGTTTCTACGCCCGCTACGTACCACGACCCCACTGGAGAAAGTGTATGACCTCGTGCGTGCTGCAGTAAA GCCCTGGATTAAAGACAGGTTCATGGCTCCAGATATTGAAGCAGTCCATCGGCTTCTCGTAGATCAGAAG